A region from the Lolium perenne isolate Kyuss_39 chromosome 4, Kyuss_2.0, whole genome shotgun sequence genome encodes:
- the LOC127295907 gene encoding putative FBD-associated F-box protein At5g56440 isoform X2, which translates to MEHNDGEIAAPPEDRLSALPVDILIDILLKLRDAAAAARTSGLSRHWRHLWALLPELYFHPATRPNDIRAAIESNEALALRRLEVEVIDPTPESLEVWLPTAADRLSGDLQLSNEVRNGTEGGGAVELPCFEDATGIRLDLGALALAMPPLGVFAGLTELFLSGFELRGPCMLGDAVSSPRCPALRKLTVRGAWGLANLAIHSDSLQEIELANLEPPGDIPCLGNFTIHSESLLLMHLIRVHNMQQLTVFAPALQVLNVLYCFAHGDESTCSEPAAEITAPRLMSLNWKDACEPFTKFNSVGNLEWLTTYPFHVYGQAAQKFSNDWFLCLMQRFVLVQNLRFSLVYLLTQTACPSGCVCDQPPNWKIQELTLSCLQEVTISKLRGTEHEAALIKRLFDWATALEKITIAFHGSIPESKANEFFQMLQSFSRPAICMKGPCFS; encoded by the exons ATGGAGCACAACGACGGGGAGATCGCCGCGCCACCCGAGGACCGCCTCAGCGCGCTTCCCGTCGACATTCTCATCGACATCCTTCTCAAGCTccgcgacgccgccgccgccgctcggacCAGCGGCCTCTCCCGCCACTGGCGCCACCTCTGGGCGCTCCTCCCGGAGCTCTACTTCCACCCGGCCACTCGTCCCAACGACATCCGCGCCGCCATCGAGTCCAACGAAGCGCTGGCCCTCCGCCGCCTCGAAGTCGAGGTCATCGACCCCACCCCCGAGTCCCTGGAAGTCTGGCTTCCTACTGCCGCGGACCGCCTCTCCGGAGATCTGCAACTCAGCAACGAGGTGCGTAACGGGACGGAAGGAGGAGGCGCCGTTGAGCTACCCTGCTTCGAGGACGCCACCGGGATCCGCCTCGACCTAGGGGCTCTTGCCCTCGCCATGCCGCCTTTGGGCGTATTCGCCGGGCTCACCGAGCTCTTCCTGTCTGGATTCGAGCTACGTGGTCCGTGCATGCTCGGTGATGCCGTCTCTTCGCCACGCTGCCCGGCCTTACGGAAACTCACCGTCCGTGGTGCCTGGGGTCTAGCCAACCTTGCGATCCACTCAGATTCTCTCCAGGAAATCGAGCTAGCAAATCTGGAGCCTCCAGGCGACATCCCTTGTCTGGGAAACTTCACCATTCACTCCGAGTCTCTCTTGCTAATGCATCTGATTAGAGTGCATAACATGCAGCAGCTCACTGTTTTTGCGCCGGCACTCCAAGTGTTAAATGTGCTCTACTGCTTTGCTCATGGGGATGAGTCGACTTGCAGTGAACCGGCTGCAGAAATCACTGCCCCTCGGCTGATGTCCCTCAATTGGAAGGATGCCTGTGAACCCTTCACCAAGTTTAACAGCGTGGGAAATTTAGAGTGGCTGACCACATACCCTTTTCATGTATATGGACAAGCTGCCCAGAAATTCTCAAATGATTGGTTTTTGTGCCTAATGCAGCGCTTCGTGCTCGTCCAGAATCTCAGATTCAGCCTTGTCTATCTGCTG ACACAAACTGCATGCCCATCGGGTTGTGTCTGCGATCAGCCCCCAAACTGGAAGATCCAGGAACTCACGCTGAGTTGCCTCCAAGAAGTAACAATCAGTAAACTGAGAGGAACTGAACATGAAGCTGCTCTTATCAAACGGTTATTCGATTGGGCAACAGCGCTAGAAAAGATAACAATAGCATTCCATGGCTCAATCCCTGAAAGCAAGGCCAATGAGTTCTTCCAGATGCTTCAAAGTTTTTCCAGGCCAGCAATATGTATGAAGGGCCCTTGCTTCAGCTAA
- the LOC127295907 gene encoding uncharacterized protein isoform X1, translating to MEHNDGEIAAPPEDRLSALPVDILIDILLKLRDAAAAARTSGLSRHWRHLWALLPELYFHPATRPNDIRAAIESNEALALRRLEVEVIDPTPESLEVWLPTAADRLSGDLQLSNEVRNGTEGGGAVELPCFEDATGIRLDLGALALAMPPLGVFAGLTELFLSGFELRGPCMLGDAVSSPRCPALRKLTVRGAWGLANLAIHSDSLQEIELANLEPPGDIPCLGNFTIHSESLLLMHLIRVHNMQQLTVFAPALQVLNVLYCFAHGDESTCSEPAAEITAPRLMSLNWKDACEPFTKFNSVGNLEWLTTYPFHVYGQAAQKFSNDWFLCLMQRFVLVQNLRFSLVYLLDITNKQYLMEDIKSLPDITGLILEIKPNGHSFGASVFHVLRMCTGLRDMRLTLMGTQTACPSGCVCDQPPNWKIQELTLSCLQEVTISKLRGTEHEAALIKRLFDWATALEKITIAFHGSIPESKANEFFQMLQSFSRPAICMKGPCFS from the exons ATGGAGCACAACGACGGGGAGATCGCCGCGCCACCCGAGGACCGCCTCAGCGCGCTTCCCGTCGACATTCTCATCGACATCCTTCTCAAGCTccgcgacgccgccgccgccgctcggacCAGCGGCCTCTCCCGCCACTGGCGCCACCTCTGGGCGCTCCTCCCGGAGCTCTACTTCCACCCGGCCACTCGTCCCAACGACATCCGCGCCGCCATCGAGTCCAACGAAGCGCTGGCCCTCCGCCGCCTCGAAGTCGAGGTCATCGACCCCACCCCCGAGTCCCTGGAAGTCTGGCTTCCTACTGCCGCGGACCGCCTCTCCGGAGATCTGCAACTCAGCAACGAGGTGCGTAACGGGACGGAAGGAGGAGGCGCCGTTGAGCTACCCTGCTTCGAGGACGCCACCGGGATCCGCCTCGACCTAGGGGCTCTTGCCCTCGCCATGCCGCCTTTGGGCGTATTCGCCGGGCTCACCGAGCTCTTCCTGTCTGGATTCGAGCTACGTGGTCCGTGCATGCTCGGTGATGCCGTCTCTTCGCCACGCTGCCCGGCCTTACGGAAACTCACCGTCCGTGGTGCCTGGGGTCTAGCCAACCTTGCGATCCACTCAGATTCTCTCCAGGAAATCGAGCTAGCAAATCTGGAGCCTCCAGGCGACATCCCTTGTCTGGGAAACTTCACCATTCACTCCGAGTCTCTCTTGCTAATGCATCTGATTAGAGTGCATAACATGCAGCAGCTCACTGTTTTTGCGCCGGCACTCCAAGTGTTAAATGTGCTCTACTGCTTTGCTCATGGGGATGAGTCGACTTGCAGTGAACCGGCTGCAGAAATCACTGCCCCTCGGCTGATGTCCCTCAATTGGAAGGATGCCTGTGAACCCTTCACCAAGTTTAACAGCGTGGGAAATTTAGAGTGGCTGACCACATACCCTTTTCATGTATATGGACAAGCTGCCCAGAAATTCTCAAATGATTGGTTTTTGTGCCTAATGCAGCGCTTCGTGCTCGTCCAGAATCTCAGATTCAGCCTTGTCTATCTGCTG GACATTACCAACAAACAGTACTTGATGGAAGATATTAAAAGTCTCCCGGACATTACAGGCTTGATCCTGGAGATAAAACCAAATGGACATTCCTTTGGAGCCAGTGTGTTTCATGTTCTCCGGATGTGTACTGGTCTAAGAGATATGCGACTTACACTTATGGGT ACACAAACTGCATGCCCATCGGGTTGTGTCTGCGATCAGCCCCCAAACTGGAAGATCCAGGAACTCACGCTGAGTTGCCTCCAAGAAGTAACAATCAGTAAACTGAGAGGAACTGAACATGAAGCTGCTCTTATCAAACGGTTATTCGATTGGGCAACAGCGCTAGAAAAGATAACAATAGCATTCCATGGCTCAATCCCTGAAAGCAAGGCCAATGAGTTCTTCCAGATGCTTCAAAGTTTTTCCAGGCCAGCAATATGTATGAAGGGCCCTTGCTTCAGCTAA